Proteins from a genomic interval of Yarrowia lipolytica chromosome 1E, complete sequence:
- a CDS encoding uncharacterized protein (Compare to YALI0E32615g, similar to Saccharomyces cerevisiae ATS1 (YAL020C); ancestral locus Anc_7.79, weakly similar to uniprot|P31386 Saccharomyces cerevisiae YAL020c ATS1 alpha-tubulin suppressor singleton), which produces MRQGLYALGSNGHGQLGNGHMDDTAEVHTVVGPQGLITERPIALEFGGTHSILLMQSDPEAYYVTGSNDMGQFGDTQTRRCQEFIRMATPGHTWKRAAAGWTFSLLVDEQDHVYSCGHSNFGGLGRGQATPTSRKLGRIEGLPDKSISAMSCCLEHVVVLYDDGEVWGWGGARKGQLGLLNGPVRCLWIPRKLDLGACAPSTPTDVHCGREFTVVSSRNTGHFAVLGTDKHGIHTLSCERDTYDQLHAKHLSMGYLSVGTTWTSIHFLLPNARILSLGSNRNCQHAPREFNCESAPEKGDRKILQMVPGSEHVVVEVEACSTKQILAWGWAEHGNCGIVDHTTENMSIEEPNEILECDPGTRLTLYAGTASTWLHSC; this is translated from the coding sequence ATGCGTCAGGGCCTATACGCCTTGGGTTCCAATGGCCATGGCCAGCTAGGAAATGGACACATGGACGACACGGCcgaagtacatactgtggTCGGACCACAGGGGCTGATTACAGAGCGACCCATAGCTCTCGAGTTTGGCGGGACTCACTCCATTCTCCTGATGCAGTCCGACCCCGAAGCATACTACGTCACTGGTTCTAACGACATGGGCCAGTTTGGAGACACTCAAACGCGCAGATGCCAGGAGTTCATTCGCATGGCCACGCCAGGCCACACCTGGAAACGGGCTGCCGCAGGGTGGACGTTTTCTCTGCTCGTAGATGAGCAGGACCATGTTTACTCATGTGGCCACTCCAACTTTGGAGGACTAGGACGAGGACAGGCAACCCCTACCAGCCGCAAGCTGGGCCGAATCGAAGGTCTGCCTGATAAATCTATTTCAGCcatgagctgctgcttggagCATGTCgtggtactgtacgacGATGGAGAGGTCTGGGGATGGGGAGGGGCACGCAAGGGCCAACTGGGACTCCTGAACGGGCCAGTGCGATGCCTGTGGATCCCCCGAAAGCTCGACCTGGGAGCCTGTGCTCCTTCTACCCCCACAGACGTCCATTGTGGCCGGGAGTTCACAGTAGTGTCTAGTCGAAACACAGGCCACTTCGCCGTTCTGGGGACCGACAAGCACGGAATTCATACACTGTCGTGCGAACGAGACACATACGATCAACTGCACGCAAAGCACCTGTCAATGGGCTACTTATCGGTGGGAACTACATGGACCTCGATACACTTTCTGTTGCCCAACGCCCGCATCTTGTCGTTGGGAAGCAACAGAAACTGCCAACACGCTCCCCGCGAATTCAACTGCGAATCTGCACCCGAGAAGGGAGATCGGAAGATCCTTCAAATGGTTCCGGGATCAGAACACGTTGTCGTCGAGGTGGAGGCCTGCTCCACGAAACAAATTCTAGCATGGGGATGGGCCGAACACGGCAACTGTGGCATCGTTGATCATACCACTGAAAACATGAGCATTGAAGAGCCCAACGAGATTCTCGAGTGTGATCCCGGAACCCGTCTGACTCTTTATGCGGGGACAGCATCTACCTGGTTGCATTCTTGTTAG
- a CDS encoding uncharacterized protein (Compare to YALI0E32637g, similar to Saccharomyces cerevisiae OPI10 (YOL032W); ancestral locus Anc_7.99, similar to CA5128|IPF5118 Candida albicans IPF5118) translates to MSMFGVICAGREAQTDFQQVDNNKYGIQIQNGGTVNHIVVFLLPGATLDPTVAASVYFQLPGTDFQLLGALSSSKPSAIFKLKNTGSLVNDTLDPDEMVDEGAPQEQVPISIGISIEPINTVEQQLAALKASRDSNSALVSASAVKPTVQNSQQTAVLANKIIQNAYNYLSGFTVNNNMVSMNHFNDWWSKFKSKMANNPSFLDNLD, encoded by the coding sequence ATGTCCATGTTCGGAGTGATTTGCGCTGGCAGGGAGGCACAGACTGATTTCCAGCAAgtcgacaacaacaagtacggcatccagatccagaatGGAGGCACAGTGAATCACATTGTGGTCTTCCTGCTCCCTGGAGCTACTCTAGACCCTACTGTCGCAGCATCAGTATACTTCCAGCTTCCTGGAACCGATTTCCAGCTTCTAGGAGCACTATCCAGCAGCAAGCCTTCAGCGATTTTCAAATTGAAAAACACAGGATCTCTTGTTAATGATACACTCGATCCGGATGAGATGGTTGATGAGGGAGCGCCACAGGAACAGGTTCCCATCAGCATAGGTATCAGCATAGAGCCAATCAACACCGTGGAACAGCAATTGGCAGCGCTCAAGGCTAGCAGAGACTCCAACAGTGCTCTGGTGAGCGCATCGGCAGTAAAACCCACAGTACAGAATTCTCAACAGACTGCGGTGCTGGCCAACAAGATCATTCAAAACGCATACAACTACTTGTCTGGATTCAccgtcaacaacaacatggtGTCCATGAACCATTTCAACGACTGGTGGAGCAAGTTCAAGTCAAAGATGGCAAACAACcccagcttcttggacaATCTAGACTAG
- a CDS encoding uncharacterized protein (Compare to YALI0E32659g, no similarity), whose amino-acid sequence MSEIRPFINQQVQILSTPLTLGPKGRKAIVNIIDNDPELTKAKRAGILRGVEKMVENVNAAVREHNQQVLNKQGIHYVSTKCENILTEYIASLDDEDVLDRYPLDPYVQLVSEKRSNNAGLEEDNEDKGNRDILGEIQSLPVEKLFDIVPLLPTERDASSVSRLSDSVKTRYIETFKRLSLACDTYNTTLHRAQALKELSCTAQFLEHPQESIHPNLPVRRSALLDEMSRLRSLVSHIVALVERDPSGKSLDELKRILSKAEPESVERQLNALLGQTI is encoded by the coding sequence ATGTCAGAGATACGGCCGTTTATCAACCAGCAAGTCCAAATTCTGTCGACGCCGCTGACTCTCGGGCCAAAGGGCAGAAAGGCTATCGTCAACATCATCGATAATGACCCAGAACTCACCAAGGCGAAGAGAGCAGGCATACTGCGAGGTGTCGAGAAAATGGTGGAGAATGTGAACGCAGCAGTCAGAGAACACAACCAACAGGTACTCAACAAGCAGGGCATTCATTACGTGTCGACAAAGTGCGAAAACATTCTCACCGAGTACATTGCCAGTTTGGATGATGAAGACGTTCTGGATAGATACCCACTTGACCCATACGTGCAACTGGTCAGCGAGAAGCGGTCTAACAACGCAGGGTTGGAAGAGGACAACGAAGACAAAGGCAATCGTGACATTCTCGGAGAAATCCAGTCTCTGCCCGTTGAAAAGCTCTTCGATATAGTGCCTCTTTTACCCACAGAGCGCGACGCGTCGAGCGTGTCGAGATTATCAGACTCGGTCAAAACACGTTACATCGAGACATTCAAACGGCTTAGCCTTGCGTGCGATACTTACAATACCACCCTGCATCGTGCACAAGCTCTTAAGGAGTTGTCATGTACAGCACAGTTCCTGGAGCACCCTCAAGAGTCCATCCACCCCAATCTGCCGGTAAGAAGAAGTGCTCTGTTGGATGAAATGAGTAGATTGAGGTCATTGGTAAGTCATATTGTGGCATTGGTAGAGCGTGATCCTTCAGGCAAGAGTCTGGATGAGCTGAAACGCATCCTATCCAAGGCGGAACCTGAAAGCGTGGAGCGGCAACTCAATGCATTACTTGGTCAGACCATATGA
- a CDS encoding uncharacterized protein (Compare to YALI0E32681g, similar to Saccharomyces cerevisiae LTP1 (YPR073C); ancestral locus Anc_3.371, similar to uniprot|P40347 Saccharomyces cerevisiae YPR073c LTP1 protein-tyrosine-phosphatase), which translates to MTNVLFVCLGNICRSPMAEAVFRETAKRNGKADQFNIIDSCGTSGFHIGDHPDTRTLEVCNRNNVPIKHEGRALSESDFYTFDYIFAMDNSNLANINRLKPKDSKAVVSLIGAHREDMSFPEIVDDPYYGGKSGFQRAYEQLTHFSEVFLKRLDEK; encoded by the coding sequence ATGACCAACGTTCTTTTCGTCTGCCTGGGAAACATTTGCCGATCACCAATGGCCGAGGCCGTCTTCCGAGAGACCGCCAAACGAAACGGCAAGGCGGACCAGTTCAATATCATCGATTCCTGTGGAACCTCAGGTTTCCATATTGGTGACCACCCCGACACCAGAACCCTGGAGGTGTGCAACCGAAACAACGTGCCCATCAAACACGAGGGCCGGGCTCTGTCTGAGAGCGACTTCTACACCTTCGACTACATTTTTGCCATGGACAACTCGAATCTGGCCAACATCAACCGActcaagcccaaggacTCCAAGGCTGTTGTGTCGCTAATTGGTGCCCACCGAGAGGACATGTCTTTCCCTGAAATTGTGGATGATCCTTACTACGGCGGAAAGTCTGGGTTCCAGCGAGCCTATGAGCAGCTGACCCACTTTTCTGAGGTGTTCCTGAAGCGTCTTGACGAAAAATAG
- a CDS encoding uncharacterized protein (Compare to YALI0E32703g, uniprot|Q99158 Yarrowia lipolytica Sls1p protein precursor involved in protein secretion Nucleotide exchange factor for Kar2p, similar to Saccharomyces cerevisiae SIL1 (YOL031C); ancestral locus Anc_7.98), with protein MKFSKTLLLALVAGALAKGEDEICRVEKNSGKEICYPKVFVPTEEWQVVWPDQVIPAGLHVRMDYENGVKEAKINDPNEEVEGVAVAVGEEVPEGEVVIEDLTEENGDEGISANEKVQRAIEKAIKEKRIKEGHKPNPNIPESDHQTFSDAVAALRDYKVNGQAAMLPIALSQLEELSHEIDFGIALSDVDPLNALLQILEDAKVDVESKIMAARTIGASLRNNPHALDKVINSKVDLVKSLLDDLAQSSKEKADKLSSSLVYALSAVLKTPETVTRFVDLHGGDTLRQLYETGSDDVKGRVSTLIEDVLATPDLHNDFSSIKGAVKKRSANWWEDELKEWSGVFQRSLPSKLSSKVKSKVYTSLAAIRRNFRESVDVSEEFLEWLDHPKKAAAEIGDDLVKLIKQDRGELWGNAKARKYDARDEL; from the coding sequence ATGAAGTTCAGCAAGACTCTACTACTGGCCCTCGTGGCTGGTGCCCTGGCCAAGGGCGAGGATGAAATCTGCAGAGTTGAGAAGAACTCCGGCAAGGAAATCTGCTACCCCAAGGTGTTTGTCCCTACCGAGGAGTGGCAAGTGGTATGGCCCGACCAGGTGATTCCCGCGGGCCTGCACGTGCGAATGGACTATGAAAACGgcgtcaaggaggccaaaaTCAACGACCCTAACGAAGAGGTTGAGGGCGTGGCTGTTGCagttggagaagaggtTCCCGAGGGCGAAGTTGTCATTGAGGACCTCACCGAGGAGAACGGGGATGAGGGTATTAGCGCCAACGAAAAGGTCCAGAGGGCCATTGagaaggccatcaaggaaAAGCGAATCAAGGAGGGCCATAagcccaaccccaacattCCTGAAAGTGACCACCAGACCTTCTCTGATGCCGTCGCTGCCCTGAGAGACTACAAGGTCAATGGACAGGCAGCCATGCTTCCAATTGCTCTTTCCCAACTCGAGGAACTGTCTCACGAGATTGATTTCGGTATTGCTCTGAGCGACGTTGACCCCCTCAATGCGCTCCTGCAGATCCTTGAAGACGCAAAGGTCGATGTGGAGTCTAAGATCATGGCTGCTCGAACCATTGGTGCTTCTCTAAGAAACAACCCACATGCTCTCGACAAGGTGATTAACTCCAAGGTTGATCTGGTCAAATCTCTTCTGGACGATCTTGCCCAGTCttccaaggagaaggcaGATAagctctcttcttctcttgtTTACGCCCTCTCTGCGGTTCTGAAGACTCCAGAGACTGTCACTCGATTCGTTGATCTTCACGGAGGTGACACTCTTCGACAGCTGTACGAGACTGGCTCTGACGACGTAAAAGGACGAGTGTCTACTCTAATTGAGGATGTTCTCGCCACCCCTGATCTGCACAACGACTTCTCTTCGATCAAAGGCGCTGTCAAGAAACGCTCTGCCAACTGGTGGGAAGACGAACTCAAGGAGTGGTCTGGCGTGTTCCAGAGATCGCTCCCCTCTAAGCTGTCCTCCAAGGTGAAGTCCAAGGTCTATACTTCTCTGGCAGCTATTCGACGAAACTTCCGAGAGTCTGTTGATGTCAGCGAAGAGTTCCTCGAGTGGCTTGACCaccccaagaaggctgctgctgagatcGGAGATGATCTCGTCAAGCTTATTAAGCAGGACCGAGGCGAGTTATGGGGCAATGCCAAGGCTCGAAAGTACGACGCTCGTGATGAGCTTTAA
- a CDS encoding uncharacterized protein (Compare to YALI0E32725g, weakly similar to DEHA0G11792g Debaryomyces hansenii IPF 4088.1), producing MLSKDCIIGQRAFLNKSPDDKDPEAQFGVFQFQGSTNQNVFYGTPTVMVPRDWCPEGTGEGSPSPAVCFHCFAVKSKRSHQGVARLLRCGGCGLAMYCRAECQKSDWTEHHKYECKIFSNWTTPLLPGVSLALIVRTAFAMAQDTDLRTRIFQMHTEGNYKSPTREVLNSMADEIAGQLYKCFSDNMEIAIPESLLNSAPWIEASGLNKDQLRHMIMALKNHTLYVGTVGAQPHVAVFDADLAFINHSCAPTAVMYLRDSDEGKHLCVEVESDTSAYSTEITLNYTMYSDPLHKINTIDTLPFDCDCYKCKVYDVDGSFSCHACRLPVGPLKSDEYGGGWETQQKCQYCFQRLHFSYHECRKFEYEAREVLQKVRRHLLSPYEDVPGDLIPSAGGLAPMRKDETYGEEWLPLRLLTYIMSMDMVSTNHRLFQDTMALLLVAFQGAPSIFLPIIGFFQKRTRETMPLGANGYAQKLYNYLHVTWPLFEMVSDALSRAVVTQMLTEPAPRPADAHPPGAAGVPLTSTASTYAALMLVYDYGSKCLAEIEDAVDKRASLRVAFGHLTMQNQCFLVDLKRQAAAGGINWFDADAQQKYGAQFKSIYLLLGPQSSVKMKFPSAVWNVMNFNDEMELLIRGDASSFDAMAREKCKEAMTNA from the coding sequence ATGCTCAGCAAAGACTGCATCATTGGCCAGAGGGCCTTTCTCAACAAAAGCCCCGACGACAAGGATCCTGAGGCACAGTTTGGCGTGTTCCAGTTCCAGGGCAGCACGAATCAAAACGTCTTCTATGGAACGCCTACAGTGATGGTGCCCAGGGACTGGTGTCCTGAGGGAACTGGAGAGGGCTCTCCTTCACCGGCTGTGTGTTTTCACTGCTTTGCTGTCAAGAGCAAGCGGTCTCATCAGGGCGTGGCTCGCTTGCTACGGTGTGGAGGATGTGGTCTGGCGATGTACTGTCGTGCAGAGTGTCAGAAGTCGGACTGGACAGAGCATcacaagtacgagtgcaaGATCTTCAGCAACTGGACCACTCCATTGTTGCCTGGCGTGAGTTTGGCGCTTATTGTGCGTACAGCTTTTGCCATGGCTCAAGATACAGATCTTCGAACACGGATATTTCAGATGCACACTGAAGGTAACTACAAGTCCCCTACGCGTGAAGTTTTGAACTCCATGGCGGACGAGATTGCTGGACAGCTGTACAAATGTTTCAGTGACAATATGGAAATTGCTATTCCCGAATCACTTCTGAACAGCGCACCTTGGATCGAGGCAAGTGGACTGAACAAAGACCAGTTGAGACATATGATCATGGCACTGAAGAACCATACACTTTATGTCGGCACTGTTGGAGCTCAACCTCATGTCGCCGTGTTTGACGCAGATCTGGCCTTTATCAACCACTCGTGTGCTCCTACAGCTGTCATGTATCTGCGTGATTCAGACGAGGGTAAACATCTCTGTGTGGAGGTTGAAAGTGACACCAGCGCTTACTCCACAGAAATCACCCTCAACTACACAATGTACTCAGACCCCCTGCATAAGATCAACACCATAGACACGCTTCCGTTCGATTGTGactgctacaagtgcaaggtATACGACGTTGACGGAAGCTTCTCGTGTCATGCTTGCAGGCTCCCAGTGGGCCCTTTGAAGAGCGACGAGTACGGAGGAGGATGGGAAACACAACAAAAGTGCCAGTACTGTTTCCAGAGATTGCATTTCTCGTACCACGAGTGTCGAAAGTTTGAGTATGAGGCCAGAGAAGTCTTGCAGAAGGTCAGGCGTCATCTCCTCAGCCCGTACGAGGACGTTCCGGGTGACCTGATTCCCAGTGCGGGCGGACTGGCACCTATGCGTAAGGACGAGACGTATGGCGAGGAATGGCTCCCTCTTCGACTGCTTACTTACATCATGTCGATGGACATGGTTTCTACCAACCACAGACTGTTCCAGGACACCATGGCTCTTCTGCTTGTTGCCTTTCAGGGGGCCCCATCTATCTTTCTACCCATCATTGGTTTCTTTCAGAAACGAACCCGCGAAACTATGCCCTTGGGCGCCAATGGGTACGCCCAGAAGCTCTACAATTATTTACATGTCACATGGCCTCTCTTTGAGATGGTATCTGATGCCCTTTCGCGTGCCGTCGTAACTCAGATGTTGACTgagcctgctcctcgaCCTGCTGATGCCCATCCTCCTGGGGCTGCTGGCGTTCCCCTGACATCAACTGCATCCACTTACGCAGCTCTCATGCTGGTGTACGACTATGGCAGCAAGTGTCTGGCTGAAATTGAGGATGCTGTGGACAAGAGAGCTTCTCTGCGAGTTGCATTTGGCCATTTGACAATGCAGAACCAATGTTTCCTGGTTGACTTGAAACGCCAGGCAGCAGCTGGCGGTATCAACTGGTTTGATGCAGACGCGCAGCAAAAGTATGGAGCTCAGTTCAAGTCCATATACCTGCTGTTGGGCCCCCAGAGCTCAGTTAAGATGAAGTTCCCTTCGGCTGTGTGGAATGTGATGAACTTCAACGATGAGATGGAGTTGCTCATCCGTGGAGACGCCTCTTCTTTTGACGCAATGGCTAGAGAGAAATGCAAAGAGGCAATGACGAATGCATAA
- a CDS encoding uncharacterized protein (Compare to YALI0E32736g, similar to Saccharomyces cerevisiae HNT2 (YDR305C); ancestral locus Anc_5.326,gnl|GLV|YALI0E32736g [Yarrowia lipolytica] similar to uniprot|P49776| Schizosaccharomyces pombe Bis(5'-nucleosyl)-tetraphosphatase (Ap4A hydrolase)), with amino-acid sequence MASVIKFGTFPVTKQVFYKTPFTFAFVNLMPIVPGHVLVSPLRVVDRVSDLTEEEASDFFLTVKKVAAVIEKEYPSQSLNIAIQDGPLAGQTIPHVHCHVIPRVANDLESVDAIYRKMDAKEYDQEEGFAAAKKLYDRNAFAGGIDAGTPPRTAEDMEAEAQKLAKNFE; translated from the exons ATGGCTTCTGTTATCAAGTTCGGCACTTTCCCCGTGACCAAGcag GTTTTCTAT AAAACCCCCTTCACCTTCGCTTTTGTCAACCTCATGCCCATTGTTCCTGGCCATGTGCTTGTTTCCCCTCTGCGAGTTGTTGACCGAGTCTCTGACttgaccgaggaggaggcctcCGACTTCTTCCTCACTGTCAAGAAGGTCGCTGCTGTTATCGAGAAGGAGTACCCCTCTCAGTCTCTGAACATTGCCATCCAGGACGGTCCTCTGGCCGGCCAGACCATCCCCCACGTCCACTGCCACGTTATCCCCCGTGTTGCCAACGACCTCGAGTCTGTCGATGCCATCTACCGAAAGATGGACGCCAAGGAGTACgaccaggaggagggctTCGCCGcagccaagaagctgtACGACCGAAACGCCTTTGCTGGTGGTATCGACGCTggtactcctcctcgaaccGCCGAGGACATGGAGGCTGAGGCTCAGAAGCTCGCCAAGAACTTCGAGTAG
- a CDS encoding mitochondrial 37S ribosomal protein mS41 (Compare to YALI0E32747g, similar to Saccharomyces cerevisiae FYV4 (YHR059W); ancestral locus Anc_5.325, weakly similar to uniprot|P38783 Saccharomyces cerevisiae YHR059w) produces MLRVVAKAQYPAAVRCFSTSHAAFAKVSFESSEDFLKKIGRDTVKLAEKFETWDELKNSTSSDLKEKGIEARDRRYIMTQLYRYKNGEKIREIPRGKKTWGGERKRNLVQALFKAGQN; encoded by the coding sequence ATGCTCAGAGTGGTTGCCAAGGCTCAGTACCCCGCCGCTGTGCGATGCTTCAGCACATCTCACGCAGCCTTCGCCAAGGTCTCTTTTGAATCGTCCGAAGACTTCCTCAAGAAGATTGGTCGAGACACCGTCAAGCTGGCTGAAAAGTTTGAGACCTgggacgagctcaagaactccacctccagcgATCTTAAGGAGAAGGGCATCGAGGCCCGGGACCGTCGATACATCATGACACAGCTCTACCGATACAAGAACGGCGAGAAGATTCGAGAGATCCCCCGAGGCAAGAAGACCTGGGGAGGCGAGCGAAAGCGAAACCTGGTCCAGGCTCTGTTCAAGGCTGGTCAGAACTAA
- a CDS encoding uncharacterized protein (Compare to YALI0E32769g, similar to Saccharomyces cerevisiae DGA1 (YOR245C); ancestral locus Anc_8.675, some similarities with uniprot|Q08650 Saccharomyces cerevisiae YOR245C DGA1 acyl-CoA:diacylglycerol acyltransferase), which yields MTIDSQYYKSRDKNDTAPKIAGIRYAPLSTPLLNRCETFSLVWHIFSIPTFLTIFMLCCAIPLLWPFVIAYVVYAVKDDSPSNGGVVKRYSPISRNFFIWKLFGRYFPITLHKTVDLEPTHTYYPLDVQEYHLIAERYWPQNKYLRAIISTIEYFLPAFMKRSLSINEQEQPAERDPLLSPVSPSSPGSQPDKWINHDSRYSRGESSGSNGHASGSELNGNGNNGTTNRRPLSSASAGSTASDSTLLNGSLNSYANQIIGENDPQLSPTKLKPTGRKYIFGYHPHGIIGMGAFGGIATEGAGWSKLFPGIPVSLMTLTNNFRVPLYREYLMSLGVASVSKKSCKALLKRNQSICIVVGGAQESLLARPGVMDLVLLKRKGFVRLGMEVGNVALVPIMAFGENDLYDQVSNDKSSKLYRFQQFVKNFLGFTLPLMHARGVFNYDVGLVPYRRPVNIVVGSPIDLPYLPHPTDEEVSEYHDRYIAELQRIYNEHKDEYFIDWTEEGKGAPEFRMIE from the coding sequence ATGACTATCGACTCACAATACTACAAGTCGCgagacaaaaacgacacgGCACCCAAAATCGCGGGAATCCGATATGCCCCGCTATCGACACCATTACTCAACCGATGTGAGACCTTCTCTCTGGTCTGGCACATTTTCAGCATTCCCACTTTCCTCACAATTTTCATGCTATGCTGCGCAATTCCACTGCTCTGGCCATTTGTGATTGCGTATGTAGTGTACGCTGTTAAAGACGACTCCCCGTCCAACGGAGGAGTGGTCAAGCGATACTCGCCTATTTCAAGAAACTTCTTCATCTGGAAGCTCTTTGGCCGCTACTTCCCCATAACTCTGCACAAGACGGTGGATCTGGAGCCCACGCACACATACTACCCTCTGGACGTCCAGGAGTATCACCTGATTGCTGAGAGATACTGGCCGCAGAACAAGTACCTCCGAGcaatcatctccaccatcgAGTACTTTCTGCCCGCCTTCATGAAACGGTCTCTTTCTATCAacgagcaggagcagcctGCCGAGCGAGATCCTCTCCTGTCTCCCGTTTCTCCCAGCTCTCCGGGTTCTCAACCTGACAAGTGGATTAACCACGACAGCAGATATAGCCGTGGAGAATCATCTGGCTCCAACGGCCACGCCTCGGGCTCCGAACTTaacggcaacggcaacaatGGCACCACTAACCGACGACCTTTGTCGTCCGCCTCTGCTGGCTCCACTGCATCTGATTCCACGCTTCTTAACGGGTCCCTCAACTCCTACGCCAACCAGATCATTGGCGAAAACGACCCACAGCTGTCGCCCACAAAACTCAAGCCCACTGGCAGAAAATACATCTTCGGCTACCACCCCCACGGCATTATCGGCATGGGAGCCTTTGGTGGAATTGCCACCGAGGGAGCTGGATGGTCCAAGCTCTTTCCGGGCATCCCTGTTTCTCTTATGACTCTCACCAACAACTTCCGAGTGCCTCTCTACAGAGAGTACCTCATGAGTCTGGGAGTCGCTTCTGTCTCCAAGAAGTCCTGCAAGGCCCTCCTCAAGCGAAACCAGTCTATCTGCATTGTCGTTGGTGGAGCACAGGAAAGTCTTCTGGCCAGACCCGGTGTCATGGACCTGGTGCTACTCAAGCGAAAGGGTTTTGTTCGACTTGGTATGGAGGTCGGAAATGTCGCCCTTGTTCCCATCATGGCCTTTGGTGAGAACGACCTCTATGACCAGGTTAGCAACGACAAGTCGTCCAAGCTGTACCGATTCCAGCAGTTTGTCAAGAACTTCCTTGGATTCACCCTTCCTTTGATGCATGCCCGAGGCGTCTTCAACTACGATGTCGGTCTTGTCCCCTACAGGCGACCCGTCAACATTGTGGTTGGTTCCCCCATTGACTTGCCTTATCTCCCACACCCCACCGACGAAGAAGTGTCCGAATACCACGACCGATACATCGCCGAGCTGCAGCGAATCTACAACGAGCACAAGGATGAATATTTCATCGATTGgaccgaggagggcaaAGGAGCCCCAGAGTTCCGAATGATTGAGTAA